The Paenibacillus sp. FSL H7-0357 nucleotide sequence TATCTCACGAATTAGCTCCATGGGTGTCGCTTCAAAAATAGAGAGAGTAGTGATCCCGGCATTGTTCACAACAGCGTCTATTTGACCAAATCTGGAGATCCCTGCCGAAATCGCCGCCTCGATGCTCACTGGGCTGGTAACGTCAAGTGCCGTCACCAAGAATTTTTCAGGATTACCCTCTGCGATACGCTCGTCCGGTTTACGCATCGTCGCGATAACATTCCATCCCTCGTCTGCAAACTTTTTGGCTGAAATATAACCTAAACCTGTTGAACAGCCCCGCCAGAAAGTCTGTATCGCTCTCTAAAACTTTCTATGTGTCGTTCACGCTAGACCAATCTAAATTCAAATTCGTCTCTCATATAGTAAGCATCTGCGATCTTCACACTTTCCCGACTTAATTTCCGGACTGGTCCGCCATAACGTTCACTCCCATGAAGACTGATAAATCCTTTAAACGTTTCCGTTGTTACTCATTAAGCGTATATAAGGCCTTCGTAAGTAAACTCATCAAATTTTCTATATCATAAAAGTCTCCAATAAAAAATGCTTTTATCTTATGAACTGGAGATTCAAAAGTTCTTGTCGAAAAATCGTAACATAGAAAAATAACCCAATCGGCGATGGTCTGTTATCCTTAAGTTCTCACACTAAAAGGAAGGACCACTGAATGGGTTACGAACAAATGTGTACCTCATTTCCGAGCGATGTACCATACCTATGCTCAAAACATAAAATGAACTGTTACTTCCCTTCCGTTCCTGCTTTTCCAGACAGGCTACGTTCGAGTTTGTAGTTTTCATCATCGGCTTTATGCTATGCTCCGACCATCTGAGTTTGACTTCTGTTATTCGGGATCTCTCCCTGAGTGGCCGTTGCTATGAAACGCTCCTTCACTTCTTTCGTTCTTCAGCCTGGTCTTTGCCCTCCTTGCGGCAGACATGGCTTTAGGTCGTTCGCCGGGCTTCTTAGAGCTGTAGAAGTTTTCACTGTCCAGTTTAAATACAATCCGTAAAAAATAATCTTACATCAACATCCCACCATCAACATTTATAACCTGACCGGTAATATATCTAGACCTATCGGAAACCAGAAACAAGACACAGTCAGCCACATCATCAGGAGTTCCATATGATTTGACTGGAATCCTCGACAACATTTCTTTAGATACTTCATCAGAAAGTGTATGAGTCATATCAGTAGAAATATATCCTGGGGCAATAGCATTTACAGTTATACCCCTCTCAGCCAATTCTTTCGCAGCAGTTTTTGTAAGAGCTATCATACCAGCTTTTGAAGCAGAATAGTTTGCCTGTCCAGCATTCCCCATAAGTCCCACTACACTAGCGATATTTACGATTCTACCCGACTTGTTCTTTAACATACGTTTTGAAACATGTTTGATACAGTTAAATGCTCCTGTCAGGTTTATTCCCAATACTAAATCCCAATCCTCCTTTTTCATCATTAACAATCCAGCATCACGTATTACACCCGCATTATTAACTAAAATATCTATTTTATTAAATGTCTTTATCACGGCTTTAACTACCTCTTTTGTTGATTCCTCACTAGATACATCATGCTTTAATCCTAAAGTCTCAATACTATAAGTCTTTGCTATTTCATTTGCAGTCTGTTTTGCTAACTCTTCATTTGTACCCGTTATAACGACTTTCGCCTTCTCTTCTGCCAATCTTTGTGCCATTGCACGACCGAGTCCACGTGTTCCCCCCGTTATTATCGCTACTTTATCCTTTAAACCTAAATCAGCCATAATTAATCTCCTCCTATTTATTCAGTTATGAACCAGTTGATTAATGTTATTTAAAATGAGAACCAATCCTATAGTGGCCGCTAAAATATAAACCAGTAATAACTGATATGATTATGCCTACAAATAAACTCCAAAAAGCAAAGTTAACGATAGCACTCACATTCTTTATATGAGAATCCACTAATACATCAACACTTACGTTCTCTTTATAATACTTAAGCAACTTATTAATTCTGCTTTGCCTACACCTCAATATTTTAAATACAAACTAAATGTAAATATAACTCATCTGGAACATTATGTATGTGACGATAAGGAAAATTATCCCTAACGCAAAGAAAATACCCCACCAATACAGGCAGGGCACGATACCTCCGTTACAACTCTTTTGTCGTTACTAGAAACAATGTGTAAATACTATTCAGCAGAATATTCATCTACACTGAACGTAAGAATCTTATCGAAGATCACATAATCTTTGCGGCTTGTAAACGGGCCCTTGTTATTGTTGTGCTTATCAATGGCATAAGATGCTGTTCCTGAACCGGCTTGCTTATTTTCGTACCATGCAATGAAGGAATTCACTTCTTGCAATACCATGTAGTTGTTAACATTGATACAACGTTGAAGACCCGTCGAGTTCTATACATACTGCATCATCATAAAAATCATATGTGAAAAGATTCTTTGCAGAAAATGGACTTCTCTCCGAATCACAACTTATATCTGTTTCCGGCGCAATCCACGTTTCTATTTGTCCCCCAGTACATTTTTTAGTCCCATTATCTAATGGGCCGGTGTATATCAATACATTAATTCTAGGTGGTCTTTCTTCCCCTCTATAGATTCCCGATCTCCACCCCTTTGTAGTTACTTTATAGCTTATAGTAACCTGAGTATTTACGGGAATATTATCATCGTCACTAACAATCCTTTTAATTGTAACATTTGTATCCTCAAAGACAGCTAACAGGGTACCATCATTTGATACCCAGTTTACATCTCCAAATACGAATTCTTTTGTTATTAACGATTTTTCAATTATGCATACAGCACTATGCAATTCACCAGTAGTACTTAAAGCTTTTTGAATATAAGACATTGGGTTCATTGCTCCTTTTTTTCTTATCTTAATTTCATTTTATTGTTTCGCCAAAATAAATAAATATTCACGAACACATTTTAGGATAATTCAGGAATCCTATGGCCGCCGTATAAACAGTGGTAACGATATTTTTGATATGATTGAGCATTCCCCCTGCTCCCTTCCTCAACGTAAAAACCCCCGGAGAGCGTCCGAGGGCAAAATAAAAGACACGCCTATTGAGACGTGCCTTTGCTGCGCAGTATGGTCCTTATGAATTTTGGAAAATTATTACTTATAGCTTTCATTTGCTAAAATAATAACTTGTTCCTCATTGGAGGACTTCCCTATTTGTTTCGTATTTTCAACCAATCGAAAAATATTATCACAACATTGCTTAGCACCCATTACTAATAAAGGAACACCAATAAAATCAATTTTTAATCCTCTTGAGAAGAACCCTCCGATTGACATCGGGATAGGCACCGTGGGTGAAGTATTAGAGAATATTATTTTTTCTTTAAAATGATGTTTACTTTCAAGTAATAAGCTTAAGTCTCTTAATGCTGGGACTACAAGTTTTGATGACTTCCTACCGATTGTATAAACGGAGTCTCCATTTTCATCAATTCCGTGAAAAATAATCTTACCAAAATCATTTTTCGTCAACTTATTGAAAAATTTAACATTCAATATTTCCTCAGTAGTTAATTTTCTCTCAGACTGAGTAATTTGTTTTAAATGATAAGCTGCTGCCAAAGCTGTTGTATGTGTCCCACCATAATCATTATAGATATAAATCATAATATCATCCTTCATATTTTTTCTATTATGATTATATCCATTTTTTTATGATGTAATTCGTTTAATTAATTTTAAACCCTAATTACACAGTATGGTCCTACTTCCCTTCATAATACCCTATTTAATTAAATAGACATTGTTATACTCTTCATATTCAATTTTTTTCATTTGTAAAATTCATTCCTTCTAACTGTGTGTGACATTGCAATTAGTTGATAGGGTTTCACCTTCATTACAATTCATTTTAGTCATAAACCTATCATCGTATGATCTCTGAGGGCAAAATAAAAACGCCTTAAATCGGCGCTGTGCAGGTTTGCTTCTCACTAAGTTGATTCTTTCAACTTTTCTTTTGGTTCCGGTTCTTCTTTAGGTTGTATCGCGGCCAACATTTCACCGACTGCATGATCAACCTTCTGCAAGATCTCAAGTTGTCGCCCTGGATAGAGACTGCATATCCACACGAAATGGAGCTTCGTCGAATTCTGTATGCCCTGCAGCTATACCATGAGTGTTTATTTGGGTAACGTCATTGCCGCTTCCGATTAACATCGAAACAAAGGAACCAAACTGACCATAAACAGTCTCTGCAACCAATCCACGCGCTGTAAGTGCAGCACGGACTGTATTCCATGCATCGGTTGAAATCCCTATGCCTTTAGAGGTAAATCTAACCTGCTCTAAAGGATTTGTTTTTTCTTGTGCTACTATCCCACCTTCAGGTGGATAGATTAGCTCCGATTTCGAGTTGTTGATGTCGTGGACGGCTTGCCGAGCGAATTCCTCAAAAGCCGCTGTTCGTATCCGTCCACCGCTAAATAGGTTCTCAACGGTATTCTTGCTTTTCTCCAGCTCAGTTTGTATATCTCTTTCGTCACGCAGCATGACGTTAGCTACATACTCAGTTAATTCTATGATCCTGATAGGTTAGGCCTATAAGCTAATGATTTGACCGGACAAGTAAATAGCACATCATGTACTTTCGCAGAGTATTGTAGAATACACCTTCTTCTGGCCAGGTACCCAACCTATATTAAGCAGACTTACTATAGGTTATACTTATAAGCAATCATGTTCATTCAAGGAGCTTACTAATGGAACTAAGACAATTACAATATGCACTGCAAATCGCGGCGGAACGGAACTTCTCCCGTGCTGCGGATAAACTGCATATCGCCCAGCCCTCGCTCAGCCAGCAGTTGTCCAAGCTGGAGAAAGAGCTTGGGGTCATGCTGTTTCAGCGCAATACTAGCTCGGTAGAGCTTACCCATGCCGGGCACAAGTTTGTGGAACAGGCAGGAGCGATTATCGACGCCGTGGAGCTGCTGCGCCAGGAAATGTCTGATATTTCCCAGCTTCGTACGGGAAGCGTGGTGGTAGGCAGCATGCCGATCACCGGAGCACATCTGCTGCCCCATGTACTACCTGTGTTCAAGCGGAAATATGCCGATGTGGAAATTACACTGCTTGAGGATTCTTCAATGAATCTTGAGAAACTGACTGCAAGCGGCCAGACTGATCTCAGCCTGCTTTCGCTCCCGCTGGAAATCCCCACTCTTGCTTACGAGGTGCTTGGTGAAGAACGGATTGATCTGGCCGTGCCGCCGGAGCATCCTTTGGCTTCCCGAAGCACAAAGGGTACACGCACCTCTCTCGAAGAATTAAAGGATGAGCCGTTCATCGTGCTTAAAGAAGGCCAGGGGTTCCGCAAAATGACGGTGGAGCTATGCCGCGAAGCCGGATTTGAGCCGCGCATTGTGTTTGAAAGCAACAATATGGAGACGGTTCAATCCCTCGTAGCTACCGGAATGGGCGTTACACTCGTGCCACACTTTATCGCCCGTGCCCCGCGCAGCGAATTTGTGCCCGTCTATCTGCCGCTGGCCGAACCTGTGCCAAGCCGCACCCTGGTGATCGCGTACCGCAGGGGCCGCTATTTGTCCAAAGCCGCAGAAGCCTTCATCGGCACTTTCAAAGCAACCGTTGCCGGTCTCACGGATGAGTAGTACAGAACAAAATGATTATTGTGTCGCCTGTAATTAAAAATGCCCTTTCGGCTCCGGCAAAGGAAACGAAAGGGCATTTTTTGTATTCAAGTATGAATAAGATCCTATCTTCAAGTCAGCTCAATACGAGCCACCCGCTATTTGCGCAAATTATGCTGGGTTATCAAACGGTTCTGATCATCCGTCATACGGGCTGTGCTCTCATCGAACGGTCCCTTTGTTCTAGAATCACCGGCTTTTTCCTCTACAAATTCCCGAATGGCCTTATTCTGAAAATTCTCGCGGAGGATAAACATAATATTTGGAACTCCAGCCATTCCCGAAAAATATTAGTTCGTTCTCCCTTTGCAAACCGCACTTTGCCGTGGTATTCTAAATGTCAAATAGTGAAACGTGCAGACGGGACCAGTAAGAAAATGTCTCTATCCGCGAGCAGAGAGTAAATTCCGGCAGGCTGAGAGAATTTACCGCGGTTGTCATTTCTGAATCCTACCCCCGAGCGGCCTGCCCCTGCAGGACGGAAACTCCCGTTATGAGAATGAAGTCGGATGAACCCTCATCAATGAAGGTGGTACCGCGGAAGTAATCAATGCTTTCGTCCTTTGCTAAGTCTTAGGATGGGGGCTTTTTGTCGTTTTCCGGGCTATCTATATTATTTTGTGAAGGAAGTGAAGAACAATGACGACACGAATCGTAGTCAAAATCGGCAGCAGCTCACTTACCGGTCCGGAGGGCGGGTTAAACCGCTCCGCCGTGGCCTTCTTCGCTGCCGAGATTGCCGCACTCCGGCAGGCTGGCTGCGAGGTCCTGCTAGTAACCTCCGGCGCTGTAGCGGCCGGATTCCGCGGCATCGGCTACCCGTCCCGTCCGAAGCTTCTGCATGAGAAGCAGGCAGCGGCGGCGGTTGGACAGGTCCTGCTGATGCAGGCGTACCAGGAAGCCTTCGCGCAGCATGGAATACCAACTGCACAGATCCTGCTGACCCGCACCGATTTCTGCAGCAGGCGGGCGATGAACAACGCCTTAATGACGGTGGAAGAGCTGCTCCGCCAGGGTGCCGTACCGGTATTTAATGAGAACGACACCGTGTCTGTCGACGAGCTGAAATTCGGCGACAACGACACTCTCTCCGCTCTAGTTGCCAACCTGCTGAAGGCAACGCGTCTGCTCGTCCTCACGGATATGGACGGATTATACAGTGGAGACCCGCGCAAGCATCCTGATGCCGTTCGTTACCGGCAAGTGGAGGAAATTACGCCGGAGATTTATGCTATCGCGGGCGGTGCAGGTTCAAGTGTAGGGACAGGCGGCATGCGCTCGAAAATTGATGCCGCCAAGATTGCAACCCGCGGCGGAGTGCCGGTATTTATCGGCAGAGCCACCGAACCCGGCGATCTGGAGCTGGCAGCAACAGGCGACGGCAAAGGTACGTATTTTGCCACCACGCTCTCTTCTCTGCCCGTCAAAAAACAGTGGCTCGGCTTCATGTCCACGCCGCTCGGTTCCCTCTATGTGGACGACGGAGCCGTTGAAGCACTGCTTCACGGGGGCCACAGTCTGCTTCCCGTAGGGGTCAAGCGGATCGAAGGAAGCTTCCACTCCGGCGACGTTGTAGAAGTACTCGGTCCAGACGCCATGCTGCTGGGACGGGGCATTGTGAATTATGATGACGCCCAGCTCCGCAGCATTCAGGGGCTTCCCAGCCGTGAGATTGTGCCGAAGCTGGGCGAAGTACACAGGCTTGAGGTCATCCACCGTGATGAATGGATTACTTTACGGTAACATCCGGGTTGATGATTGACCCTAAGTAAGTCAACAATATGTTGATTCAGACTTAATAAAAGACGTTTCGTACGATTGGCTAATAAAACTTTAGGAGGAACGGATATGAGTGAAGTCGTGAATAAAGCCACATTGGCCAAAGAAACTACCGGTGTACTGGCAAGCCTGACTACCGGTCAAAAAAATGAAGCGCTGCTTGTAATGGCGGAGGCCCTGCGCCGCGAAGCACAAGCCATAATTGCCGCTAACGGCGAAGATCTGGAACGCGGCCGGCTGGCCGGCACTCCAGAGTCGATGCTTGACCGGCTGGCCCTTGATGTCGGACGGATCAACAGCATCGCAGAAGGTCTGCAGCAAATCTCCGTTCTGCCCGATCCTATCGGCGACACGCTGGAAACCATCAACCGTCCGAACGGTCTCTCCATTGAGAAAATCCGCGTACCTCTCGGCGTGATCGGGATTATATACGAAGCCCGTCCCAATGTTACCGTAGATGCGGCCGGTCTCTGCCTTAAGACAGGCAATGCCGTAGTTTTGCGGGGCGGCTCTTCCGCCCTGTCCTCGAACCGCAAAATTGTTGAAGTGCTGCATGCCGCGTTGGCACAAACCGCGGTGCCGCCTGGTGCACTGCAGCTGATTGAGGACCCAAACCGTTCCTCCGTCGATGAGATGCTCAAACTTAACGGGCTGCTGGATGTCATTATCCCGCGCGGCGGAAGTTCATTGATCCAGAATGTTGTGCTCAACGCTACTGTTCCGGTAATTGAAACAGGTGCGGGTATATGCCATACTTATCTCGACGCAAGCGCCCGTCCTGATATGGCAGAGCAAATCAGCCTGAACGCCAAAGCCCAGCGCCCGTCCGTATGCAATTCCATGGAGACGCTGCTCGTTCATCGCGACTATGCCGTACAATATTTACCTTCCCTTGCGGAATCCTTCCGCACAGCTTCTGTAGAATTACGCGGTTGTCCGGAAACGGTTGCCCTTGTACCTTGGGCACTGCCGGTTACTGCAGAGGATTATGCGACAGAATACAATGATTATATTCTTAACGTCCGGATAGTCAGCGGACTGGATGAAGCGCTGCGGCATATCGCCGAGTTCAGCACCAAACATTCCGAGTGTATTGTAACCGAAGAAACTGAACATGCAGCCCGCTTCCTGCAGGAAGTGGACGCAGCAGCTGTATACCATAATGCTTCGACCCGTTTCACAGACGGATTTGAATTTGGATTCGGCGCCGAAATCGGAATTAGCACCCAGAAGCTGCACGCCCGCGGCCCGATGGGCCTGCCCGCGCTCACTTCATGCAAATATAAAATATATGGCTCCGGCCAAATCCGGAGTTAGTACAAAGAACAAGGGGGA carries:
- a CDS encoding LysR family transcriptional regulator, whose protein sequence is MELRQLQYALQIAAERNFSRAADKLHIAQPSLSQQLSKLEKELGVMLFQRNTSSVELTHAGHKFVEQAGAIIDAVELLRQEMSDISQLRTGSVVVGSMPITGAHLLPHVLPVFKRKYADVEITLLEDSSMNLEKLTASGQTDLSLLSLPLEIPTLAYEVLGEERIDLAVPPEHPLASRSTKGTRTSLEELKDEPFIVLKEGQGFRKMTVELCREAGFEPRIVFESNNMETVQSLVATGMGVTLVPHFIARAPRSEFVPVYLPLAEPVPSRTLVIAYRRGRYLSKAAEAFIGTFKATVAGLTDE
- the fabG gene encoding 3-oxoacyl-[acyl-carrier-protein] reductase, producing the protein MADLGLKDKVAIITGGTRGLGRAMAQRLAEEKAKVVITGTNEELAKQTANEIAKTYSIETLGLKHDVSSEESTKEVVKAVIKTFNKIDILVNNAGVIRDAGLLMMKKEDWDLVLGINLTGAFNCIKHVSKRMLKNKSGRIVNIASVVGLMGNAGQANYSASKAGMIALTKTAAKELAERGITVNAIAPGYISTDMTHTLSDEVSKEMLSRIPVKSYGTPDDVADCVLFLVSDRSRYITGQVINVDGGMLM
- a CDS encoding DUF3189 family protein; this encodes MIYIYNDYGGTHTTALAAAYHLKQITQSERKLTTEEILNVKFFNKLTKNDFGKIIFHGIDENGDSVYTIGRKSSKLVVPALRDLSLLLESKHHFKEKIIFSNTSPTVPIPMSIGGFFSRGLKIDFIGVPLLVMGAKQCCDNIFRLVENTKQIGKSSNEEQVIILANESYK
- a CDS encoding glutamate-5-semialdehyde dehydrogenase, whose amino-acid sequence is MSEVVNKATLAKETTGVLASLTTGQKNEALLVMAEALRREAQAIIAANGEDLERGRLAGTPESMLDRLALDVGRINSIAEGLQQISVLPDPIGDTLETINRPNGLSIEKIRVPLGVIGIIYEARPNVTVDAAGLCLKTGNAVVLRGGSSALSSNRKIVEVLHAALAQTAVPPGALQLIEDPNRSSVDEMLKLNGLLDVIIPRGGSSLIQNVVLNATVPVIETGAGICHTYLDASARPDMAEQISLNAKAQRPSVCNSMETLLVHRDYAVQYLPSLAESFRTASVELRGCPETVALVPWALPVTAEDYATEYNDYILNVRIVSGLDEALRHIAEFSTKHSECIVTEETEHAARFLQEVDAAAVYHNASTRFTDGFEFGFGAEIGISTQKLHARGPMGLPALTSCKYKIYGSGQIRS
- the proB gene encoding glutamate 5-kinase, encoding MTTRIVVKIGSSSLTGPEGGLNRSAVAFFAAEIAALRQAGCEVLLVTSGAVAAGFRGIGYPSRPKLLHEKQAAAAVGQVLLMQAYQEAFAQHGIPTAQILLTRTDFCSRRAMNNALMTVEELLRQGAVPVFNENDTVSVDELKFGDNDTLSALVANLLKATRLLVLTDMDGLYSGDPRKHPDAVRYRQVEEITPEIYAIAGGAGSSVGTGGMRSKIDAAKIATRGGVPVFIGRATEPGDLELAATGDGKGTYFATTLSSLPVKKQWLGFMSTPLGSLYVDDGAVEALLHGGHSLLPVGVKRIEGSFHSGDVVEVLGPDAMLLGRGIVNYDDAQLRSIQGLPSREIVPKLGEVHRLEVIHRDEWITLR